In the Arachis ipaensis cultivar K30076 chromosome B10, Araip1.1, whole genome shotgun sequence genome, one interval contains:
- the LOC107620845 gene encoding protein FAR1-RELATED SEQUENCE 9-like, with protein MVGQAGGYVNVEFTKKDLDNHIQRTRRAKLIGGGSNAAISYVLGKVNVDPMAMARADYQCFGNVLAFDTTYQKNKYRRPLVIFSGCNHHRQTCIFGFALVEDERTATYMWLLQNLLEVMLNKSPSVVVIDGDESLLELVQNLEHALRDYRHNELVSQFKTVNGEPILTTGLEALELSVANFYTREILGEVKKEIQGVVTLDIINEEKISTTVVLKVKECDRRQHIYNVLYDRNTEHMECECSRWSSEGIPCSHIFCAMKSVGLQKFPDSLLLKRWSKDTKEYLDESSAGGTPQDREREFLMRYGALSVVATWMVFLGAQDGPSFYDTMNEVCRWTQTLEQKSGLKRQTRDSPMPNFVGDPSVVKTKGAPKGEKERGNRRCTKCNNDGHV; from the exons ATGGTAGGCCAAGCCGGTGGTTATGTCAATGTCGAGTTCACAAAGAAGGACCTCGATAACCACATTCAAAGAACTCGTCGTGCAAAGCTCATTGGTGGGGGTTCCAATGCGGCAATTAGCTATGTACTTGGGAAAGTCAATGTTGACCCCATGGCCATGGCAAG GGCCGACTATCAGTGCTTTGGAAATGTGCTTGCATTCGATACAACCTATCAGAAGAATAAGTACAGAAGGCCGTTGGTAATCTTCTCGGGTTGTAACCATCACCGCCAAACATGTATATTTGGCTTTGCCTTGGTAGAGGACGAACGAACAGCAACATATATGTGGTTGTTGCAAAACCTTTTAGAAGTCATGCTGAACAAGTCTCCCAGTGTTGTGGTCATAGACGGTGATGAG AGTCTTCTAGAGTTGGTCCAAAATCTTGAACATGCTCTTAGGGACTATAGACACAATGAATTGGTTTCTCAATTTAAGACGGTGAATGGGGAGCCCATTCTAACTACTGGGTTAGAAGCATTGGAGCTTTCTGTTGCAAATTTTTACACAAGAGAGATTCTTGGAGAAGTAAAAAAGGAGATTCAAGGAGTGGTCACATTAGATATAATAAATGAGGAAAAAATATCAACTACTGTTGTGTTAAAAGTTAAGGAGTGTGATAGAAGGCAACATATATATAACGTACTTTATGATCGCAATACTGAGCATATGGAGTGTGAATGTAGTCGGTGGAGTAGTGAAGGCATTCCTTGCAGCCACATATTTTGTGCCATGAAAAGTGTAGGTTTACAGAAGTTTCCAGATAGTCTTCTTTTGAAAAGATGGTCGAAGGATACCAAAGAGTATCTGGATGAAAGTTCCGCTGGAGGCACTCCGCAAgacagagagagagaatttttaaTGCGCTATGGCGCATTGTCAGTGGTAGCTACGTGGATGGTATTCTTAGGAGCTCAAGATGGTCCTTCTTTCTATGACACTATGAATGAAGTTTGTCGTTGGACCCAAACACTAGAACAAAAATCTGGCTTGAAAAGACAAACAAGAGATTCTCCCATGCCGAACTTTGTTGGTGACCCTTCAGTGGTCAAGACAAAAGGAGCACCCAAGGGGGAAAAAGAGAGAGGTAACCGGAGGTGCACTAAATGCAACAATGATGGTCATGTATAG